A genomic segment from Acyrthosiphon pisum isolate AL4f chromosome A3, pea_aphid_22Mar2018_4r6ur, whole genome shotgun sequence encodes:
- the LOC100163751 gene encoding eye-specific diacylglycerol kinase: MQPDKEDKLFVIKPIPTVNVKPVIIFINPKSGGNQGVKLLQKFQWHLNPRQVFDLSRGGPRMGLELYKKVPNLRVLACGGDGTVGWVLSILDQIANAVSFPVGVLPLGTGNDLARALGWGGGYMDEPVSKILTNLEESETIRLDRWNLDVVPNEQVKGTDHAGKDNLPLNVMNNYFSLGVDAQIALEFHEAREANPEKFSSRMYNKLFYGVRGGIELLDRKWKGLSDHMTLECDGKDLTQRIKDLKVHAILFLNIPSYGGGTRPWNKSAGNNSTDDGLIEVIGLTIMQITRLQTGGTGTPLCQCKTARITTSIPVPMQVDGEACRLKPSVITLGFFNQATMMAKRRKGRQTPTRETTIDKHRVSVQRLKLQDYEQHHCDKELLIQSSINMGEIEVEPVADLETVRNLVDKLELNNSPSKDHVGNVMPKLSPDWCFVDCCTAERFFRIDRAQESLHYLIDITHDQLFVLDDPHRPPSAEEDVAVVLKAKELADDRGAQDTTTSMRVKSEISRLESIKTKSTVKCPQDEGQTNGTNHSTRASEVYNRLFDLQSNEDHHYGQVRTSDKIIEAAKTGNLNMLRNLFEMGYSLMSINKDGQTALHVASQRGDSNLVRYILANAPSNIVSVKDNLEGQTALHVAVQNGERKICYLLVSAGAPLLAVDKQDRTAQQIAEQTRDYDLAKYLEYRRRNDEFA, encoded by the exons atgcaGCCGGACAAAGAAGACAAGCTGTTCGTTATAAAACCGATCCCGACGGTGAACGTCAAGCctgtgataatatttataaacccAAAGTCTGGCGGCAACCAGGGTGTTAAGCTGCTGCAGAAATTCCAGTGGCACCTGAATCCCAGGCAAGTGTTCGACCTCAGCCGGGGCGGTCCCAGGATGGGCCTGGAACTGTACAAGAAGGTGCCGAACCTCCGGGTGTTGGCGTGCGGTGGCGACGGCACCGTCGGGTGGGTGCTGTCTATCTTGGACCAAATAGCCAACGCCGTATCGTTTCCGGTGGGTGTGCTACCGTTGGGCACGGGAAATGACCTGGCCAGAGCTCTCGGTTGGGGCggc GGTTATATGGACGAGCCGGTGTCGAAAATACTGACCAACTTGGAAGAAAGCGAAACGATCCGGTTGGACCGCTGGAACTTGGATGTGGTGCCCAATGAACAGGTTAAAGGGACGGACCACGCTGGGAAAGACAATTTACCATTGAACGTGATGAATAATTACTTCTCGTTGGGCGTAGATGCTCAGATTGCACTCGAATTCCATGAAGCCAGAG AGGCCAATCCAGAGAAGTTCAGCTCGCGGATGTACAATAAACTGTTTTACGGCGTCCGGGGTGGTATCGAGCTGCTGGACCGGAAGTGGAAAGGTTTATCGGATCACATGACGCTGGAGTGCGACGGCAAAGACCTGACGCAGCGCATCAAAGACTTGAAAGTGCACGccatattgtttttaaacataccCAGCTACGGGGGTGGCACGCGACCGTGGAACAAGTCAGCTGGCAACAACTCTACCGACGACGGACTCATCGAAGTCATCGGCTTAACGATCATGCAAATA ACGAGATTGCAAACTGGAGGGACTGGGACACCGTTGTGCCAATGTAAAACGGCTCGCATAACCACCAGTATACCTGTGCCCATGCAAGTGGACGGCGAAGCTTGCCGTTTAAAACCGTCGGTGATCACGTTGGGATTCTTCAACCAGGCAACGATGATGGCAAAACGTCGGAAAGGCAGACAGACGCCTACCCG CGAGACCACGATAGACAAACACAGAGTGTCGGTCCAAAGACTGAAGCTTCAAGATTACGAGCAACACCACTGTGACAAAGAGTTGCTCATCCAGTCGT CTATTAATATGGGCGAGATCGAAGTGGAACCGGTCGCGGATTTAGAAACCGTGCGTAATTTAGTGGACAAGTTGGAGTTGAACAACAGTCCGTCAAAAGACCACGTGGGCAACGTTATGCCGAAACTATCGCCCGACTGGTGTTTTGTCGATT GTTGCACTGCCGAACGGTTCTTTAGGATCGACCGGGCTCAGGAGAGCCTTCACTACCTTATAGACATCACACACGACCAACTGTTCGTGTTGGACGATCCGCATAGACCGCCGTCCGCCGAAGAAGACGTGGCGGTGGTCCTGAAAGCCAAAGAACTGGCCGACGACCGAGGTGCTCAGGATACGACAACGAG CATGCGGGTAAAGTCGGAGATAAGTCGATTGGAAAGCATCAAAACAAAGTCAACGGTCAAATGTCCACAAGACGAAGGCCAGACCAACGGGACCAATCATTCCACAAGAGCTAG TGAAGTATACAATCGTCTATTCGACCTTCAATCAAATGAAGATCA TCATTACGGTCAAGTGCGGACTTCCGATAAAATAATCGAAGCGGCCAAAACAGGGAACTTAAATATG CTGAGAAATCTGTTCGAAATGGGTTACTCTCTGATGTCCATCAACAAGGACGGTCAGACAGCTCTACATGTGGCCAGCCAGCGCGGCGATTCCAACCTGGTTAGGTACATACTGGCCAACGCGCCGTCCAACATCGTGTCGGTCAAAGACAACCTAGA AGGGCAGACGGCACTGCACGTGGCTGTCCAAAACGGCGAACGAAAGATCTGTTACCTATTGGTGTCGGCCGGGGCGCCGCTACTGGCCGTCGATAAACAAGACCGGACGGCTCAGCAGATAGCTGAACAGACCAGAGACTACGATCTCGCCAAATACTTGGAAT acagAAGACGAAACGACGAATTTGCTTAA